Part of the Athalia rosae chromosome 2, iyAthRosa1.1, whole genome shotgun sequence genome, actcatactgtatacctataaaccGCAATACTTTTAACTGCTTCCGTTTTACacagaagatgaagaagcgTAACATACAACTAGGaattgagatgaaaataagGTACTATTACTCCTGTTTTACCAAAATTCGAACACAGAGTTAAACAATCGAACTTTTGTCAGCACGcgctaattataaatattaattgaaatcTTTTATACTTATgtcacatgtacgtacgtacaatgattaaattaatttcatgcatgttatttgatttttgttaaTAGTATACGTGattattccattttctttGACATGTTATATTTCATACGAGCATGCGACAGTAAATTACGGGAAGAGTTTTTAAACAAATGGACGGTACGTAAATCGAGCCACCCCTTAATTAGAAATTCTCATTATTACGGACTTGTGTTCCGTACTCCTGATTCCGAATGATTAAGCTTTATTGTGATGAATTGAGATTACTAATTTCAACAGATATCAATATAAATATTGATCCTTATCAATATCAAAGGTCATAGAAATAGGTCGTAGTCTTGTGGTGAATGTCAAATAATTGTGATTTATATTcatgttaaattttttttttttttttctgaactaACAGCCATACCAGTACCGTGTAGAACATATGTTATGTTAATCACCAGACTGACCGCAGTTAATATGTGACCCTCCTATATGATATTTACGAAAATATTAATCAGCACGTCGGAAGATTACCTGCTGCATGTGTGATATGTATTATTGTTCACTGTGGCAATCATCAATGTCataattcagttttatttcagtAATCGGTGACATTTATTAATACAATTTCAACGGCTGATTAGACATTACaatcgaatgattgaatgcattcTTCTCATTTACATTAATTTCTTGATTTGAGCAATCTTGTGGATACTATTTACGAAAAATATAGCTCTTCAATTTTGTGCTAAGGCTATCGCGAAGTTCAGTTGAACCTAATTTATTACTACGAAAAGATTATTATACTACGattacttttaattttatactGATAGAAAATTACGTAAATGTTGTACAAAGCTGacaaagaaacaatttgaacgattcaaatatccaaaataAATGATGAAAGATTCAGGGGCTGTGCATCATGACCTCATCATAAATTTTACCTTTTTGACCCCCTTCCCTGTTACTTTGAGTCACAAAGTTGTACTCCTCTATCAACTAGCTCCGATCAAATCATCCTATCCTCCCGCCCTCCCCTTATCCCTTGCTATTATgaatccaaaaattgaaaataacgatCTAAGCTAAGATAATTAACAAACTCTTGATAAGCGTGGCGGTATTTTTGAACTGCACCATCGAGTAAGCTAGCTTTCCAAGAAATCAGGCCCTgctaatatttgttttttgttcttattcaGTTGCTTTTAGTGTATGGTTATCAATTTTGATAACTGATAATACTTGaagattattaactttcagcTATGACTACGATCAACTTTCATTACGTTACGTATGTGCAATCATATGAGCCAATTGCAATAAATGTGTCGAGTCTAGGAATTTCCTatatagttttgaaaaatcaattcggtGATACTATACTCACATTAGCAGGTATAAGCATTCTATCAAAGATAGATCTCGTGGGTTGATTCACGATATCAGCAGGTATATTACTACTTCAATGTTAATACACGAAATAGTTCATTTGTAATGAGTTTATTAGATTTTAGTACAAGgattgattgaaattgaacATACGGTACGtttatgattttcttttttccgtgaCGAATATAATTTAGTGATTTATTTAATGAAGTGTTCAGAGATGCGCCCACCGAGTATGCTTACTTCCACTGTGTTGATTTCGGATCACTCAATTTTGTTGATGGTTTCTCGACATTACGATGATCACGGTGGGTGGTGGTTCAACAGCTTACCCAAATTAGCAACAGCCAAAGCCAACAGTTAACGCGGCTTGACATCGGATCGCATGCTTGATCGGATAGAAGATGCGGCTGTTTCAAAATATGATAAAACCAGTGTCTTGCACGGATCTGAGTCTCTTTCAACaattgtacatatacctagCTATTTAATTTACTTTGAATTTCCTACGAGGTTTTCCCTTTAGTTTCAGGAATACAGTACTTGATAAACAAATACAGCGAAAACTGTGTTGACAGTGAAACCTTTAAACACCACAGATTCTCCCAGTTTTGAAGTTGCGATAACTTGACCaccaaaaatgaacgaatccAATTCATTGAGCCTGCAGTCATAGCGGTACCTACCGCTTTGATTTAATTAACATCAGTTATACCGTTGCACCGAAATGCAAATTCCCAATTGCATGTTTCCTGTGACAAATGTGCAAGTCCATATAAAAATGAACTACAGTTAAATTGGGTATGAATATATAGTTTACTTGGAATAAGCAATGTCCGGTATGATGTGCTCAGGGTGTAGCTCATCATTGTTAATGCTTTTCGAGTACTTGAACCAAACTAAAAAGTTGAATATTTCCGAAAGGGCGTTgtcgaaatagaaaatattattgcggTAACAAGGGCACGATGAAGCAgaacaaattataaaattaaaaatcaacaacGAAGAGCTAACTTCTCAAGTTATCTTGTAATAAAACCTCCAAGTATTGTCTATTATCCTTGCCTTACATTTATCtattgaattatatttatcaCATATTATGTTAACCATGGATAAAAAGAGACTGTAGGTGAaaacatatacctataatagcCCGTGAAATTGCAGCACGTAGACTTGAACGACCTAATGTTGACCTTTGTTTCCGGGACCATCAGTGGTGAACGGTTCACCACTGAGTTCAGCTTGAATTTCCAATAAAGTTTTCCCCTTGGTCTctatgacgataaaaattgcaaaaaaagtgGCCAAGGTCATAAGTGACGcaaaaaaccagaaaataaCGCATTCTCCCAGCCTTAGACCCAGTGAGGGAAATGATTTGACGACTACAAATCCAAGAGTCCAAATTAATACACTTGAAATGCTTCCTGCAACACCCTTAGTTTCAGGAGGAAAAAGTTCGCTGTTCATTATCCAAGGGACGCCTCCAAATCCGATGGAATAAAATACAGTATATAAAACTAGAGACGAAAGAGGAATCCAACTTATACTGCGAACGTCATCCCCGGATTCTTTTAGCATAAAATAGTATCCAAATGTGAATAAGCAAATCGTCATTCCTGTTCCAGAGAGGATTAACAATGGCCGACGACCAGTTCTGTCTACTACGACCCCGCAGACTAATTCCATAAAAGCTTCAACCGCACCAATAATCACTGTGGCGGTAAACGGATCAATCGAACTTCCGGTCATCCTAAATATGGTtacggtataaaatataacagcATCGATACCTGAAccttgttgaaaaaatgagagtcCAACACTTATAAGTAGAGCTCTACGCCCGGCTTTCGTACCTATGAGGTCCCTCATGCCGCCTTTTCGCGATGCTCGATTCGTTGATTGAATTTGAAGGAGTTCAATTTCGCTTTGTATATCGTACTCGTTACCTCGTAATTTCAATAGAGGTTTTCCTACATCTCTTTTGCGACCTTGTTTGATAAGCCAGACTGGCGATTCGGTTAAAAATGGCGATAGAATCAAAAACAGAACCACGAAAAACGCGCCGGAAACGGCAAAGAGCGTGTAACTCATAAAAGTGCCTGCTATGTAAGCGTAAAGTGTTCCGAATGCCAGAAATATCCCGAAAGTTGATGCTAAAGTACCACGAACCGATGGTTCGGCTATTTCTCCGATGTACATTAAAATCAAAACACAATTCCCACCACATCCAATACCTCCTAATAATCTAGCTGCGTATATCAGCCATAAGTTTGTGCTGAAAATGATAAGGAGCCACGATGCCAAGAATGGGAAGTTGAATATAAGGATTGATCGATGTCTTCCCAGGTAATCAGCTATATTTCCAGCTGGAAGGGCACCCAGAACTGAGCCGAATGCCAGAAGAGAACCGATCCAAGAACTTTGCTCCGTGTTGACGGTTATAAAAGATTCCTCGGACATTAGATATGGAAGCACCGGGGATGTCCATCCTATTATCATGCCAACTTGAAAAGCGGCCAATCCAGCTAAATTGGAAAGTATTAGATGAAATTACCTTTTCAGGTCGAGCTTCGAAATAGAGGCTATCTCCAGCAAAAAGAGTTTGCAAAATTTGTTGGTATTTAAAGTCGATGGAAGGCACGGAGATCCTTTGaggtcatttatttttatggcAATATTCATGAGAGTATTATCTATGATGAGAGTCAATAGAATCATCGGtactattttaaaaaatttaaaagcgTAGAAAATCATATTATTTGATGTATCGTTAGTTATTCGGAATTGATATAAACGTGAATGAACTCTTTTCTCAGTCAATCAATAGTCTTATATTGTTAGAAGTTAGCTTTGGAAGTTATTTGTCCTTCAAAAGCCGTTTACAATTGATGATATTCAGTTCAagacttcagaaatttatgGAACTTAGAAATCGACATATTATTTTGATTCATCAAAAGTCTGTAGGTCGAAATAAATACATCGAATAATGTTTCATATCAACTGACCCACTAACGTCGCAAGATATTGATACAATTTTCGTCCTTCTTTGATGTGTGGTATCGGATTCGATGCCATTTCAGCCATTTTCACTTCCAAAAATTGGTCGTCCTGCGTTCTTCGGCAGTAGCTGTCGCTCAATTTCACACTGAAATAGTATTAccatgagaaaataattcacttCTAACGGTCAGAACTGCAGAGTATTTTAATTTAAGATTTCGAGAGCAccgtgaattttcgaattgttCTACCACTTTTGATATCAATCAATACTATTTCGAATCAATTATAATCCATAACTGGTAACTGGACTTTTTATCAACTCAATATTTGCCAAAGTgccttttgaaaaatagtatTTCTTAAAAAAACGACTCATTAAATTGctcataaaaattattttacagcatttgaatatgaattattttttgacagTTTGTGTTTGCACACTAATTATGATGACGTAGTCTGGAGATAACAATGTGTCGCTCGTGATTATAACTATGTCCTTAAAAAGACCGATAACAGgtataatgatataataaaatgaaatgaaatagccAAACCTATCCCATTAATGTCTTAGTTGCTTGATCTCTGctcaagtttttttccaatgcTTTTGGAAGTCTTGcaggtataaaaatttcctcaaACGGAATAATCAATCATCGACTGCAACGAAGTCGATGAACTATAAAGATGAGAATTTCTAAGTCAAGATAAAACCATGTATCACCAACAgtattgttattttatatcgTGTAACTTTTAATTGATCGGACCGTTTTGGTAGAAATAATTTAGACATCTAGTGCCAATACATCGACAGGTGAAGACACAATATTATTGCGCCCACGAACATATTCGACAGCCGTTTTTCAATTAAGACACCTTTTATTGGCTGTTTAATTCTTAGcacaaattatattttccaaaGAATGATTTCGTAGTTGGAGAGAAGTTTTACAAGATGTAAGTTTTCTCACTGCCAGAGGCGAACATGATACTGCTCACTATACAAGAATcgtaacattttttctctacgaTAAGCCAACCGCTGCTGTTaggaaatttttgtaaataagAGCGTTCAAATGAGATGAACTATTTAAGTTgtctactaacaataagttttgGGGTAAGACTGTGGAAGGCTATATAGGAGACCCAGTTTCACTTTTCAAGTTTACATTTTACAAGCACTGGTATAGTCAAAGATgtacatttgaaatttttaatctttGACTTGCGAATACTTCACTTCACAACAAACTTTCTGTCGTGGATTTCAAAGCTCTTCAAATTGTTTTGAGCTTGGGTTCTAGCTTACAAGAATTCTTATCCATGCCTTAATATAAGGAAAAGAATTCGTTAATTGGATTTGGGGTTCGTTTGTCATCGATAATGGAATTTGTTTGAATTCTTAAAGACAAGTTTCCTTATCTATGAGTTAGAAAATTATcgcataaaaataaatccgaAATGAGCTTCGGTTgggtgtaataataaaaaaaatgtgaatggACGCCAAAAATCAAATACATGAAACGCAAATTATTTCGGTAATCGTCAGTGAATCGTATTATGAAATACTTGTAAGTTAAACACTGGCAAAGCCTTTCTTCAGGTGATTTATTGCACAGCTATAAATCAGCAGATTATATCCATACTGATATGGTCAATCTAAGGGGTTGCGtacattaatttatatttgacAATTTTGCAACccatgataataatgacaaatACTGATCATCATGATTGAAAATCGAGCGAAGTTATGTTTGCGAATGGAAGCTGaatttcgtcttcttttttcctctaatGCTTATTCCTACTGGCGTCATCAGACTCGATATTCATAGTTTTGCGAGATAAAGTTTCCTTATTCTTTGCTAGCGACAATCAGAGCATATGTAAATAAACGCAAACAAAAACCACCACAAACCTGTGAAATTAGCACACTTGTTATATCGCCGAAATTATCAAGCTCATACCCCAGGTTGAATCCTTgcatgttttttcttcctatttttttcaatcaattcagCCAAGTTGGaacgagaaaattaaattatctcGTGTCAGCTTAGCCCGAGGCCCAGCCTTTGCCTGAACTCTCTTTACGGTCGAGTTTAACTTCGAACGTACCAACGATAAGTAATTAttaaagaaaatgatgaacGTTTATtgttcgtcgaatttttcggattttccTATGAATCTCAATGATGACAGATATATCGTTGAACAGGTATTGGATTTCGATGAGTTCCATTGTGACTGTGATAGAATTGCATTTTATCATGAAGTAATTCGTTTTTCGTAACAAATGTGTGTAAGACAAGGCTCGTTTCGTAGTTGTCGTACATTTTTTGAAGCAGATAGCATTCAACCGGCTATAGCATCTTTCAAGTGCTGTTATCCAGCGGATTGAGTGCTCCGTATGCGCCCCTCGAGTATAACACTTCATTCAATGGTTGCCCAATGGTAGCGAACATTAAATGGTTCTAGTTTGAGATTCggggaatttaaaaaaaaaaataagaaaactttCTTAGGCCAGTACTACACACAAGTAAAAAGTTGGAAGTTTTGGAATCATAGAAAATGCGAATGTAACGTGGGTGTCTCAATGGATAGTCGTGTTTTTTGTAAGAACAATATATTAATCATCTAACTATATCAAATATGATATCCATAATCGTAATGAAtcatactatacatataatatgtttACACAGACtgtaacataaaataaaaataataataattattattatatacatgggTAACGATTTCAACTGTAATATATCCTAATAAAAACGTAGTAGAACAGACTTAATAGTTGTATTATTACAAATGGTATTAAATAATGTCACATTGCAAACACCTGCAATATACAGTATACTATTAGGTCATCTTCATCTGAGATATCTCAGTATATTGGACGGTGATATACCTACATAGATGTGTATGTTACTATTTACATGAATTGGAGTTtggtgaaatttatttgaataatgcGTCGCTCTCGTATACCAATTCTTAATTCCAAATAATCAATTTCcataaaatataaacaatCAATCTACTAATtctgtgtatgtacataattctctgtattaaaatatgaagaatagtttcttttctcgttttcgaaatttgctCTCATCAACGAGAAATGCTTTGGACGGACTTTAGCCTATCGGGTATTTTCTCACTCTTTATCCCAAACCAAGAATCAAATTGAAAAGCTGTTTTGTATATAGTCATCAGGATAAATAGAGACATCACTGAGTTAGTGCGGATACGTCATGCGATTtatttcaatcgaaaaattccgcgaTCAGATCTCGATATTCACACACTTTGGTTTTTACATTGTTCGACGAATCAGAGCGCGAtcaactttgataattttaaataCTCTCTCTGCCCAAAAATTCGTAATTGGGTATGATCAAAGGCAATTGTAAGATCCGTAGCAGAATAAAATGGTGACCTTCACGTTGTTTGGCTTTATTTTATGAATGTCACTATCCAATTATTCTCAGGACTtgtaatatatcggaaatagTAAGTGATATTTGTTTATTCCGCGCGCTCGTAACTCcaccttctcttttttatattcattagtAGGAAAGATATAAAAGAGCTTGGACTGCTCGCAAATGATTTACCGGTTTCAGCGATAAATATGTTGGAGATCATAGATTTATTCGTCACAGAAGTCAGTTGTTGAATCGtcttcaacattctgagtaaTACTACTCAAGgtgtgaaaaaagaaggtaTACTTTGATCTTAGCTGATTAGACACAACGTGAGAAAACGCGACAAATTTACACAGCACAGCGTAAACATAGTCAAACGACGAACAGCTACAGATTCAAAAAACCTTTTCTGAGATGCGCTCAGCTCAACTAAGAACTAATTATCTCAATCTACACCCAAATGTTCACGATAGTATTCACTTATGTTTGATATCGAAGCTTCTCTTAAGCAATAGATTTGTCCTCGAATTCAAATAAGGGAGGCGATATTCTATCTGAAGTGACGTTTTGATTGACgttctcatctttttctatATGCTTATCGCAGCTTATTCCTGCTTCGCATGTTCCTAATGTGTCCAATTTTAAATCTGCCACAAGGGTTTCTTGATGCTCTTCTGCAGGACTTGTAGTAGGAGCAGCGGAGGTAATAGATGGCTGTGATTCGGTCAGCGGTAAATTGAGTTTCAGGCGATCTCTAGTGTGTCTTAATTCTCCaagttgctgttgttgttgccgtTGCTGTTGTAACAGACTAGATGATGCACCTGGGAAAAACTGACTCACTTGTTCTCCTTCTCCTGTTTGGAATTGAAATGGACGATTCGAACTGCTGACGTAGAATTCTTCTCCTGAAAGTTGAATACATTTGTGATAGTgtgatcaaatttttatcatagaacctgataaaaatttgaaaagtttaccATTTTCATCAGCGTCGTCGTATTCTATGGGATACAAATCTAATCTCGCTGGCTCTTCCATCAGTTCCTCCCAATCTattataaaaacaaataagatTCGTCACCTAACATAACATGAATCGATCGGCGTCGAGTATCTGATGATTGTGTTAGAGGATTGCATGTCACACAAAATTTGTAGTAGAATTAATGTATGACCTGCGTAGGATGTCGGCTTCCAATCAGTGATCGCTTGTTCTTGATTGGTAGCGGTGGAGACTTCCTTTGGATACTCATAGACACAGTGGTATCTCTGTTTTTTGAAccaaacactttttttttgatcctgagaataTCATGTTATAATAATGTTAGTTTAACGaatgtaaatataaattagcAAAGTTCTATGGGATAGGGTCACTGTCTTCATTTTGatggcatttttcttttcacgacaAATAATActttaaatattcatttttcaaacgtagGTATCAGATTTAGAGTAAACTAAATTATATTCTTAAGACGGTAATCACTTGAGGAAGAGTCTGATCAATCCACTATGAAATATTGTAGAAAGTTTACGAGATAGAAAATAATGCCAGAAAATAATTGTGAAATTTAAAATGGTTGGGACATCAAATTTTTAAGTGGTGTATTCTATTATTCTTCACATACCAAGTTAATTTTTATGCTACATACATACCATTTCTTCCTGGCAGCAACACATATTCATTAaacatacatagatatagataATTGATACAAATAACAAATCAGATCTTTATCTTACTTACAGGTCGTTGAGTCTTATCGGGTGATCTCAATGCAGATCTATGCGGTGCGAGTGTGGCGTCCCATGCAGATGGTGTGAACTCTAGATCCTCTTCATCACCTTCTCCGTCTTCTTCGAGATCTCCTACATCTTCTTCATCCATCTCTGTTTCCTCCTTGATTCCATCCATTACTGAATTATCATGGAGCTAAGGAGatgagataaatttttgtgagacaaaaaggagaagaggcGTTTAGGTTTTTCAGGTATCATAAGTTTTGAAAATCAGCGATAAGCGGAAGTAAGTAATACCTGATCAATCGGGTCCAATCTTCCGCACCGTGGAGACAATCTTTCGCCCTCCTGCAAACAGAGATTCAGTTGACATggtgaagaattgaaaaaatacgtTGATGAAAGCAAAACTCTCTAAAAGCAGCATACCTTCCAAATGAATTCTCCAGAACTTGAGCTGTTGTCGTCATCTTGGCTATCCCAGTCATGTTTGGAGCTGAAACTTGTCGACATTAGATCATTCTGTGGAGGAAGGGGAAAGGACAAAGATAACTGTTGCCATTTCAGCTCATCCTCAGGACTTGGCAGTGGTGCACTTCCACCTATCACAGCATGCAGTTGTTTTTCAGGTTCCTGATTCAAGTCAGGCATTGCAATTCTGTATTCAAACGTTTCATCGTCTGATATATCAACATTTGAAGTGTCCTGATCTTCTTTATCTCCTTCTGTAAAAGGATCTCTATCCCCATCCACAAGTACAGCTTTATTTGTTGCAACATCAACTAGCAGCAGATCTTCATCGCCATTGTTGTTAGAGCTTCCTGAATGTTTTGATAGAAAAGAATCTTCGTACGAATCTTTTGAGGCCAAAGATTCCGAAGTAATAATACTGAAGTTTTCACGCTCCTCTAATATAGGGCTCAAGGGAGTGTTGTAAATGTTGTACCTAATAGATATATCGACAACCCCGCTCCCTTGTTCAGTTTGTCCTTCTTCATCGTTCCAATTTTGGTGATCCGTtatattcatttcatcttctttAGTCAGATCTCGACTATCGCATGGCTCTCGAGTTTCTTCAACAGGCATTTGAGCATGGGGTAGTTTTTCGCTCAACTCTTTTCGTATGGCAACCACGTATTCGTCTTCCAGGCCAAAGGAAATGTACGAATTGTCACTATGAAGGCTTTCTGTAGAGCCGAGTCCATCTTGGCTGTCAAGGTAACCAGGGTCCTCTGTAGAAACCTTGATTGCTTCTATCGATTCATTCATGGAATACAGCTGGTCACCAGTCAAAACAGGGTGACCATCGAGGAAATTGTTAGCTTCATTTGGAACCAAGGACGGATCACACATTACTGGTTTCACTTGCACCTTGGTATCTGAAGTTTGAATTTCCGGTTTCAGAACATCCAATGCCAGATTGTCAATATTATCCTCTATGTCAGCATTAGTACCAGAATTAGTACGAAGTAGTTGATGGCAAGTATCTTTCTGTGAGTGTAAAAACCAACCTTTATGGTCATCCGAACTATCCAATTCCTCAGTTGCATTGTAATTCTCAGACTTTGGATTGTCTAAGTGAGTGATTTTCCAATCAATGGAATCAGGTGAAATTAGTTCTTCTACGTCATCCAGGTCAGCAAAGTTACCAGGTGATTCTGCATCAAGTATGGCATCCAGTTCAGATATAACAAAAAGGTGTTCATCTTCAGCCATTGCAAAACAGGGTTGAGATGGCTGAGTTGGAACAGCTGGACTCTCTTCCTCTTCACACGATTCTTTATCACGAAAACCAGAGTCAGAGCTACGCTCATCATCTGGAGTGGAGAGTCGTTTAGAATCCTCTCTTCCTCCGGTgacatctgattttttttttactttattttccaTGTTTGTTTCGTTTCCGCTGAATAGTTTCTGCCTGGTACATTTCTCGGATGAGGCATGCGGCCCAAGCAATTGGGGACTTGTGTTGTTAAGAGACATATTGCTTTGGTCAAATTCATCACATTCCGTGGCTTTAAACTCAGCAGGATCCTTTTTCAAGGATGGACTAACCACGGGCTTCGGAGATGCATCGCTGTGCGAAAATGATTTTACATCtgcactttttctttcctcaggGTTCTCAATCTCTAAGTCTGGAATTATTGCCTTATCGCTCTGGCGATTACAGATGTTCTCGAGcgacaacgatttttcattcagtaCCTTTTCAGTTTCTACTAAAGTTATAATATTAGAATAATTTATTGCAGAATTTTTACTACCTAAATTACATTGCTCCAAGTTTTCAGTCGTATTCTGAATATCATTAAAATGACGTCCAAACATCTTATCACATATTTCGGAAACGTTTTGCTTTCCTCCCTCTTCTCCATTAGGCACACGTCTGATTCGGTCAACAAAATGAGTATCAGGGATGGGATTTGAGccatcttttaatttttcttgctTACTAATATCTGATGGCTGAAATCGTTCCGGAGCATTACTTGGGTCGGGTACTAACCTCAGAAGAGGTGGGCAAGGGTTTGACTTAGGCACAAGTCGGAGAATGTGTTCTTCAGGATGCACTACTTCTTGGCTGACGACGTTTGAGGAT contains:
- the LOC105689443 gene encoding uncharacterized protein LOC105689443 isoform X3 — encoded protein: MRILWCLLGFVCGSLSILEAHPVSSLFATGPRATVAESHASGWLMYMFGLFAVVVLAFAIIGCMCCKRQRFPKGFQEFKDGHTSSGCDLAFENPISGLELVVPQSGSRLERICFEPLPLDCFVPQTSSFPTLKPKLPHSTPLTSDQSWSSPIHSCNEWFDSTIHIPRERLKYLREIGHGWFGKVVEGRADLETTEGVGNVVQNKGVIVRILTEEATNQEKSWFLREVMPYLKLRHRNILLLLGTCLETDPYLLLFESCPLGDLKGFLKSNSDTETREALLRGHVPKRMAIEVAAGLEHMHVHGFAHTDLAARNCLVASDLSIKLGDYGTSIEKYPTDYHVVGDRALPIRWAAPESLKCTDTTIETLEITVKANLWSYAVLLWEIVTWGKIPYDHLCDEEVIQAVLSSTDATAQSITETNFSELLLKCPEDCPQNFYHVMRSCWVIDPDLRPGLDQVQQVLETQDFELRWETLRPNTLQDRGKSASLFNLHGSIDSDGWISPHISDGLIITNNNEKVLSTSFRLGPEEPVKNVPGIKASNTIHETDSETEEESWLDRVKRGAYTEKVRQKSKSVADLMVLVHIDSDSEAEWSLGIQGPEQTKKRLTSAGSDSNLKSTVLADEFTETLKKLRNPLQTQLYDHSAQDDFNVCKIDLARETSDTTNVLTLTTDFGQRPMLRLSTPKNVCPTYETSQKSSESVDFVMSEDLHEISETLAEQRVPLDKSEVKSAVCSSAESSNVVSQEVVHPEEHILRLVPKSNPCPPLLRLVPDPSNAPERFQPSDISKQEKLKDGSNPIPDTHFVDRIRRVPNGEEGGKQNVSEICDKMFGRHFNDIQNTTENLEQCNLGSKNSAINYSNIITLVETEKVLNEKSLSLENICNRQSDKAIIPDLEIENPEERKSADVKSFSHSDASPKPVVSPSLKKDPAEFKATECDEFDQSNMSLNNTSPQLLGPHASSEKCTRQKLFSGNETNMENKVKKKSDVTGGREDSKRLSTPDDERSSDSGFRDKESCEEEESPAVPTQPSQPCFAMAEDEHLFVISELDAILDAESPGNFADLDDVEELISPDSIDWKITHLDNPKSENYNATEELDSSDDHKGWFLHSQKDTCHQLLRTNSGTNADIEDNIDNLALDVLKPEIQTSDTKVQVKPVMCDPSLVPNEANNFLDGHPVLTGDQLYSMNESIEAIKVSTEDPGYLDSQDGLGSTESLHSDNSYISFGLEDEYVVAIRKELSEKLPHAQMPVEETREPCDSRDLTKEDEMNITDHQNWNDEEGQTEQGSGVVDISIRYNIYNTPLSPILEERENFSIITSESLASKDSYEDSFLSKHSGSSNNNGDEDLLLVDVATNKAVLVDGDRDPFTEGDKEDQDTSNVDISDDETFEYRIAMPDLNQEPEKQLHAVIGGSAPLPSPEDELKWQQLSLSFPLPPQNDLMSTSFSSKHDWDSQDDDNSSSSGEFIWKEGERLSPRCGRLDPIDQLHDNSVMDGIKEETEMDEEDVGDLEEDGEGDEEDLEFTPSAWDATLAPHRSALRSPDKTQRPEEMDQKKSVWFKKQRYHCVYEYPKEVSTATNQEQAITDWKPTSYADWEELMEEPARLDLYPIEYDDADENGEEFYVSSSNRPFQFQTGEGEQVSQFFPGASSSLLQQQRQQQQQLGELRHTRDRLKLNLPLTESQPSITSAAPTTSPAEEHQETLVADLKLDTLGTCEAGISCDKHIEKDENVNQNVTSDRISPPLFEFEDKSIA